The following coding sequences are from one Poecile atricapillus isolate bPoeAtr1 chromosome 28, bPoeAtr1.hap1, whole genome shotgun sequence window:
- the NRTN gene encoding neurturin isoform X2 produces MFSGSREFSPLPSSPSSSRDSSSSSFSSSSSSSSSSSSSLPAAPRRSPRALPRHGSLLAQYSALLESYTEGEIRQLVSALVERYRQAMNSGGHELPLFPRSGSRRKRARARHKPCELRQLEVSVSELGLGYESDETVLFRYCSGTCEAAVRSYDLSLKSMRSRRKIRKEKIRARPCCRPLAYDDDVSFLDAYNRYYTVNELSAKECGCV; encoded by the exons ATGTTCAGCGGAAGCCGGGAATTCAGCCCCTTGCCTTCCTCGCCGTCTTCCTCACgggattcctcctcctcctccttttcttcctcctcttcctcctcctcctcctcctcctcctcgctgcCGGCGGCTCCACGGAGATCCCCACGGGCCCTGCCACGCCACGGCTCCCTGCTGGCCCAGT ACAGCGCCTTGCTGGAGAGCTACACGGAGGGCGAGATCCGGCAGCTGGTGTCGGCGCTGGTGGAGCGCTACCGCCAGGCCATGAACTCGGGCGGGCACGAGCTGCCGCTGTTCCCCCGCTCCGGCAGCCGCAGGAAACGCGCCCGCGCCCGCCATAAACCCTGCGAGCTGCGCCAGCTGGAGGTCAGCGTCAGCGAGCTGGGCCTGGGCTACGAGTCGGACGAGACGGTTCTGTTCCGCTACTGCAGCGGCACCTGCGAGGCCGCCGTGCGCAGCTACGACCTCTCCCTCAAGAGCATGAGGAGCCGCAGAAAGATCCGGAAGGAGAAGATCCGCGCCCGGCCGTGCTGCAGGCCGCTGGCCTACGACGACGACGTGTCCTTCCTGGACGCCTACAACCGCTACTACACCGTCAACGAGCTGTCGGCCAAGGAGTGCGGCTGCGTGTGA
- the NRTN gene encoding neurturin isoform X1, with product MKVWKFAAIASMLLSSMLSILVCRDMFSGSREFSPLPSSPSSSRDSSSSSFSSSSSSSSSSSSSLPAAPRRSPRALPRHGSLLAQYSALLESYTEGEIRQLVSALVERYRQAMNSGGHELPLFPRSGSRRKRARARHKPCELRQLEVSVSELGLGYESDETVLFRYCSGTCEAAVRSYDLSLKSMRSRRKIRKEKIRARPCCRPLAYDDDVSFLDAYNRYYTVNELSAKECGCV from the exons ATGAAGGTATGGAAGTTTGCAGCCATTGCATCGATGCTCCTCAGTTCCATGTTATCCATTTTAGTTTGTAGAGACATGTTCAGCGGAAGCCGGGAATTCAGCCCCTTGCCTTCCTCGCCGTCTTCCTCACgggattcctcctcctcctccttttcttcctcctcttcctcctcctcctcctcctcctcctcgctgcCGGCGGCTCCACGGAGATCCCCACGGGCCCTGCCACGCCACGGCTCCCTGCTGGCCCAGT ACAGCGCCTTGCTGGAGAGCTACACGGAGGGCGAGATCCGGCAGCTGGTGTCGGCGCTGGTGGAGCGCTACCGCCAGGCCATGAACTCGGGCGGGCACGAGCTGCCGCTGTTCCCCCGCTCCGGCAGCCGCAGGAAACGCGCCCGCGCCCGCCATAAACCCTGCGAGCTGCGCCAGCTGGAGGTCAGCGTCAGCGAGCTGGGCCTGGGCTACGAGTCGGACGAGACGGTTCTGTTCCGCTACTGCAGCGGCACCTGCGAGGCCGCCGTGCGCAGCTACGACCTCTCCCTCAAGAGCATGAGGAGCCGCAGAAAGATCCGGAAGGAGAAGATCCGCGCCCGGCCGTGCTGCAGGCCGCTGGCCTACGACGACGACGTGTCCTTCCTGGACGCCTACAACCGCTACTACACCGTCAACGAGCTGTCGGCCAAGGAGTGCGGCTGCGTGTGA